The Tindallia magadiensis genome includes a window with the following:
- a CDS encoding electron transfer flavoprotein subunit alpha yields MADLRIEYSACNACGNCIRSCPVNALYKKGNKVVLEENHCILCGGCIDSCPYEAISIKQKRSETINRKKTSGIWIYAEHKNGIMHPVVYELLGKGRELADKSNHKLTAVLIDGESSHWAKELIAYGADRVILCSHALLESQQDEYHFDAMTTILEEEIPTIFLFGATSFGRSLAPRIAARLQTGLTADCTRLEIDDVCGYLYQTRPAFGGNLMATIMCPDQRPQMATMRPGIMNAKEPDYYREGTVKRVNYKGEIKPRIEIIKEIIGEKKKSIGDASVIVSAGRGIGSQKNMKLVRRLADILEGQVGVSRPLVDIGWSEYSHQIGQTGAIVRPQLMIACGISGAIQHLAGIADAKTIIAINTDPEAPIFSVANYKIIGDCVEVLEMLIRSDREKQN; encoded by the coding sequence ATGGCGGATCTAAGGATTGAATATTCGGCATGTAATGCTTGTGGAAATTGTATAAGAAGCTGTCCGGTAAACGCTCTATATAAGAAGGGCAACAAAGTTGTGCTAGAAGAAAATCATTGCATATTATGTGGAGGCTGTATTGATAGTTGTCCTTATGAAGCAATTTCTATTAAACAAAAAAGATCAGAGACGATAAATAGAAAAAAGACATCTGGTATATGGATTTATGCAGAACACAAAAACGGGATCATGCATCCGGTTGTTTATGAGTTACTAGGTAAAGGGAGAGAATTGGCTGATAAAAGCAATCATAAACTTACGGCTGTACTTATCGATGGAGAAAGCAGTCACTGGGCAAAAGAGTTAATAGCATACGGTGCCGATAGAGTCATCCTTTGCAGCCATGCATTATTAGAGAGTCAGCAGGATGAATATCACTTTGATGCAATGACAACTATCTTAGAAGAAGAAATACCTACTATTTTTCTTTTTGGTGCAACCAGCTTCGGAAGGTCGCTTGCTCCAAGAATAGCGGCAAGATTACAAACTGGCTTAACAGCCGACTGCACCCGACTGGAGATAGATGATGTCTGTGGCTATCTCTATCAAACGAGACCAGCTTTTGGCGGGAATTTAATGGCAACGATAATGTGTCCGGACCAAAGACCTCAAATGGCAACCATGCGACCTGGAATAATGAATGCAAAAGAACCAGACTATTATAGAGAAGGAACCGTTAAAAGGGTAAATTACAAAGGAGAAATAAAGCCAAGAATAGAAATAATTAAGGAGATTATTGGAGAAAAAAAGAAAAGTATAGGAGATGCATCTGTTATTGTATCGGCAGGGAGAGGGATTGGATCGCAGAAAAATATGAAGCTTGTAAGAAGGTTGGCAGACATCCTAGAAGGCCAAGTAGGTGTCAGTAGACCTCTGGTGGATATAGGATGGAGCGAGTATTCTCATCAAATAGGACAAACGGGAGCTATCGTGAGACCACAACTAATGATAGCCTGTGGTATATCGGGTGCTATTCAACATTTGGCAGGTATAGCTGATGCGAAAACAATCATCGCAATAAACACTGACCCGGAGGCGCCAATCTTTTCTGTAGCAAATTATAAAATAATTGGTGACTGTGTGGAAGTGTTGGAAATGCTAATTCGAAGTGATCGCGAAAAACAAAATTGA
- a CDS encoding electron transfer flavoprotein subunit beta/FixA family protein, whose amino-acid sequence MKIVVCIKQVPSTNKVQLHPETNTIIRDGRQSVTNPFDTYAIEEAIQIKEKTGGQTIAISMGIPETERLLKDAVGRGIDQAVLLSDKAFAGADTLATSYTLSLGIRDLMPVDLILCGKMAVDGDTAQIGPELAEQLGIPHVTDVTEVLEVKSNYLICKKEIDNGYQLLKVELPALLTVVKDINMPRMPSIEGVLQSETVEVIRKDAQDLKAEISKLGLCGSPTQVVKTFMPERDSEAIEISGSTEEKAVKIKKVIEEVLGNGGSKD is encoded by the coding sequence ATGAAAATTGTAGTGTGTATTAAACAAGTTCCATCTACTAATAAGGTGCAGTTGCATCCTGAGACGAATACAATCATTCGTGATGGAAGGCAATCGGTTACGAATCCTTTCGATACCTACGCTATTGAAGAAGCGATTCAAATCAAAGAAAAAACAGGAGGCCAGACGATTGCTATTAGTATGGGAATCCCTGAAACAGAAAGGTTGTTAAAAGATGCAGTGGGAAGGGGGATAGATCAAGCCGTACTGTTGTCAGATAAAGCGTTTGCTGGTGCTGATACGTTGGCGACCTCTTATACGTTGTCTTTAGGAATAAGAGATTTAATGCCAGTGGATCTAATATTGTGTGGCAAAATGGCAGTTGATGGAGACACAGCTCAAATAGGACCAGAATTGGCAGAACAATTGGGAATACCTCATGTAACAGATGTGACGGAAGTATTGGAAGTGAAGAGCAATTATTTAATATGCAAAAAAGAAATAGATAACGGATATCAACTATTGAAAGTAGAGCTTCCGGCACTTTTAACAGTTGTAAAAGATATAAATATGCCTAGAATGCCATCGATAGAAGGTGTTTTACAGAGTGAAACAGTTGAGGTTATAAGAAAAGATGCCCAGGATCTGAAAGCGGAAATAAGCAAATTAGGACTATGTGGCTCACCAACTCAGGTAGTTAAGACATTTATGCCGGAGAGAGATAGTGAAGCCATTGAAATTTCAGGAAGTACGGAAGAAAAAGCAGTAAAAATAAAGAAAGTTATAGAGGAGGTGCTAGGCAATGGCGGATCTAAGGATTGA
- a CDS encoding FAD-binding oxidoreductase has protein sequence MDKNLIRPMTEEYTEFLRDESRMVGKAESISFPQCEREMIHIVKKMADRQMPITLQGGRTGLAAGAVPLKGHIMNISRMNKVVGMRKDDEGSYYLRLQPGITLSQLRKKIEMKAFDHHDWMEDDKKAYIEFCDDPEHFFSPDPTEASATLGGMVACNASGARSYRYGSIRHYVISLRLVLTSGDTVEIKRGKIIAKGREAELITEQGNLLKLKLPEYQSPNIKNASGYYVADDMDVIDLLIGSDGTLAIISEIEVKLLKMPPVVWGISCFFLQEALAVNFVKEIRRKTDKVASIEYFDGDALEILRVQKKKGLTFASLPDISPEMKAAVYVEIHVETTQEAIGLLNLLKKKIKRADGDPKHTWVARVDVDRDRLLFFRHAIPESVNMLIDERKKDCPAITKLGTDMAVPDEFLDWVIKGYREKLKDSGIRSAVWGHIGDNHLHVNLLPRNEREYELGKEIYAEWASEISKVGGVVSAEHGVGKLKYQFLETMYGSAAVEQMKSLKRTFDPLGILGRGNLFSFTEGQEEKK, from the coding sequence ATGGATAAGAATCTTATCAGACCAATGACTGAGGAATATACTGAGTTTTTACGAGATGAATCAAGAATGGTAGGAAAAGCTGAGAGCATTTCTTTTCCACAGTGTGAAAGAGAAATGATTCATATCGTGAAAAAAATGGCGGACAGACAAATGCCAATCACCTTGCAAGGGGGAAGAACAGGCCTTGCAGCAGGAGCTGTACCTCTTAAAGGGCACATTATGAACATATCACGGATGAATAAGGTAGTGGGAATGAGAAAAGATGATGAAGGATCTTACTATCTTCGATTACAGCCGGGAATCACTCTATCTCAATTGCGTAAAAAAATTGAAATGAAGGCTTTTGATCATCATGATTGGATGGAAGACGATAAAAAAGCATATATAGAGTTCTGTGATGATCCGGAACATTTCTTCAGTCCGGATCCAACAGAAGCTTCTGCAACCTTAGGGGGAATGGTTGCTTGTAATGCATCCGGAGCTAGAAGCTATCGTTACGGGTCAATCAGACACTATGTTATCAGCCTTCGATTGGTGCTTACTAGTGGCGATACGGTGGAAATAAAGCGAGGAAAAATCATTGCAAAAGGTCGAGAAGCAGAGTTGATTACCGAACAAGGAAATTTATTAAAACTGAAACTGCCAGAATACCAATCCCCGAACATAAAAAACGCCTCAGGATATTATGTAGCAGACGATATGGATGTGATTGATCTATTGATAGGCTCTGACGGTACGCTTGCTATCATCAGTGAAATAGAGGTGAAGTTATTGAAAATGCCCCCAGTTGTATGGGGGATCAGCTGCTTCTTTCTTCAAGAAGCACTGGCGGTCAATTTTGTTAAAGAGATAAGAAGGAAAACAGATAAAGTTGCCTCTATAGAATATTTTGATGGTGATGCATTAGAGATTCTGAGAGTTCAAAAGAAAAAAGGACTCACCTTTGCTAGCTTACCAGATATAAGTCCGGAGATGAAGGCGGCCGTATATGTTGAAATTCATGTAGAAACAACGCAGGAAGCTATTGGACTTCTGAATTTATTGAAAAAAAAGATAAAAAGAGCAGATGGAGATCCCAAACATACATGGGTAGCGAGAGTGGATGTGGATCGAGATAGACTTTTGTTTTTCAGACATGCCATTCCTGAAAGCGTTAACATGCTCATTGATGAACGAAAAAAGGACTGTCCAGCCATTACCAAATTGGGAACAGATATGGCGGTTCCAGATGAATTTTTGGATTGGGTAATCAAGGGATACCGTGAAAAATTAAAAGATAGCGGGATCCGGTCGGCCGTATGGGGGCATATAGGGGATAATCATTTGCACGTAAATCTATTACCCAGAAATGAAAGGGAGTATGAACTAGGAAAAGAAATATATGCTGAGTGGGCCAGCGAAATATCAAAGGTAGGCGGCGTTGTGTCGGCTGAACATGGAGTGGGAAAACTTAAATACCAGTTCCTGGAAACAATGTATGGCTCGGCGGCTGTTGAGCAGATGAAAAGCCTGAAAAGAACCTTTGATCCGCTTGGAATACTTGGGAGGGGAAATCTTTTTTCTTTCACAGAAGGCCAGGAGGAGAAAAAATGA
- the serA gene encoding phosphoglycerate dehydrogenase, giving the protein MKILVTEKISEKGLKVLQESGAKVDIKMKPPREELLSIIEEYDAIVVRSYTKVDEELFSYAKNLKVVGRAGNGVDNIHMPSATQKGVIVVNTPDANSVSAAELTVGHMLAISRKIPQAHQAMKKHHWDNHGYIGTELYKKKLGIVGLGRIGALVATRMQAFEMEVSAYDPYIADSRFEKFGVEKKETLEELIKEVDFVTVHTPKTKETAGMIGKNELMKAKKGIKVINCARGGIIDEEDLTWAIQQGIVEAAGIDVLKDEPDTTSPLFDVENVTLTPHIGAGTVEAQDKVGVGVAHEVLGALRGEMVTNAVNMPTLMRQELEQVQSSLRLGEILGKFYYQMSKEPVDRLEIIYRGETVHMETQMITLAILKGLMEPVIQEKVNYVNAKLLAKSRGIEVIESQQSEDDRYLNFIQLKIHAKDKCFTIGGTVFGKKELRIAEVNGFVFDVVPTPYMLIAKNIDQPGMIGKIGTNLGEHHINIATMQVSRNVQGEQAMMVLTIDSEPSEEDLTMIQEVPGILKVQLVRL; this is encoded by the coding sequence ATGAAAATCTTGGTAACAGAAAAGATATCTGAAAAAGGGTTAAAGGTACTTCAGGAATCGGGAGCAAAGGTAGATATAAAGATGAAGCCACCTCGAGAGGAGCTTTTATCGATCATAGAAGAATATGATGCTATTGTAGTGAGAAGCTATACAAAAGTAGACGAAGAACTATTTAGCTATGCCAAAAATCTAAAAGTAGTTGGCCGGGCGGGAAATGGTGTGGATAATATTCATATGCCTTCTGCTACCCAAAAAGGAGTGATTGTTGTTAACACTCCGGATGCAAATAGTGTATCAGCGGCAGAATTAACAGTAGGCCACATGCTGGCTATTAGCCGCAAAATCCCTCAGGCTCATCAAGCTATGAAGAAACATCATTGGGATAATCATGGCTATATCGGGACAGAGTTATATAAGAAAAAACTAGGTATTGTAGGGTTGGGAAGAATAGGAGCACTAGTGGCAACGAGAATGCAAGCTTTTGAAATGGAAGTAAGTGCCTACGACCCTTATATTGCCGATAGTCGGTTTGAAAAATTTGGCGTCGAAAAAAAAGAAACCTTAGAAGAATTGATAAAAGAAGTCGATTTTGTAACCGTTCATACACCAAAAACAAAAGAAACAGCTGGCATGATTGGGAAAAATGAGCTGATGAAGGCGAAAAAAGGCATTAAAGTCATTAATTGTGCCAGAGGCGGCATTATAGATGAAGAGGATTTAACATGGGCGATTCAGCAAGGAATAGTGGAAGCGGCCGGAATCGATGTTTTGAAAGACGAACCTGACACGACCTCACCTCTATTTGATGTGGAAAATGTTACACTAACGCCCCACATAGGGGCAGGAACCGTTGAGGCTCAAGATAAAGTGGGGGTTGGGGTTGCACATGAGGTTTTGGGTGCTTTGAGAGGAGAAATGGTTACTAATGCAGTGAATATGCCAACCCTGATGCGACAGGAATTGGAGCAAGTTCAAAGCAGCCTGCGGTTAGGTGAAATACTGGGTAAATTTTATTATCAAATGAGTAAAGAACCAGTAGATCGGTTAGAAATCATTTATCGTGGTGAAACGGTTCATATGGAAACACAAATGATTACCTTAGCAATTCTAAAAGGCTTGATGGAACCGGTGATTCAGGAAAAAGTGAATTACGTCAACGCAAAATTGCTAGCAAAAAGCAGAGGCATAGAAGTAATAGAAAGCCAACAATCTGAAGACGATCGTTATCTGAATTTTATTCAACTTAAAATACACGCGAAAGACAAGTGCTTTACGATAGGTGGCACTGTTTTTGGGAAAAAAGAGCTTCGGATTGCTGAGGTGAATGGCTTTGTTTTTGATGTAGTCCCTACACCATATATGCTGATAGCAAAAAACATCGATCAACCGGGAATGATTGGGAAAATAGGAACCAATTTAGGTGAACATCATATTAATATTGCAACGATGCAGGTTAGTCGAAACGTACAGGGTGAACAAGCAATGATGGTATTAACCATCGACTCTGAACCATCAGAAGAAGATTTAACGATGATTCAAGAAGTTCCGGGAATATTAAAGGTGCAACTGGTACGCTTATAA